Proteins found in one Cheilinus undulatus linkage group 9, ASM1832078v1, whole genome shotgun sequence genomic segment:
- the ireb2 gene encoding iron-responsive element-binding protein 2: MALTSPVKEHPYSHLIDTLQDGRTKFYNPLKLNDPRYDKLPLSIRVLLEAAIRNCDGFYTKEEDIQNILDWQQQQTKAEVPFSPARVLLQDFTGIPAMVDLAAMRDAVAKHGVDPSLVNPKCPTDLIVDHSLQIDYSKCAIQNAPNPGGGDSQNQGPSRSTSSRPPSRGGAQCGGQRGSCSKAACSDPPASPGRPPVSVQQIENTPLLCPFHLKPVSETDTALKNQEMELIRNKERLQFFKWCSKAFKNVNVVPPDVGAVHQVNLEYLSRVVQVSNGFVFPDSVVGTDSHTTMINGLGILGWGVGGIESEAVMLGQPVSLKLPEVVGCKLVGSINPLTTSIDVVLGITKHLRQAGIAGKFVEFFGPGVSQLSAPDRTTIANMCPEYSATVSFFPVDQVTLKHFKKTNFTQEKLELLESYVKAVKLFRSYEDPSEDPQYSEVIEINLSSMVPYVSGPKRPQDRVAVSSMKKDFQSCLDEKVGFKGFHISKEKQSMQVPFLHCGQEYQLAHGSVVIAAVISCTNNCNPSVMLTAGLLAKKAVEAGLVVKPYIRTSLAPGSGMVTHYLNTSGVLPYFSQLGFEVIGYGCATCVGNTAPLPESVVDAIRQGDLVACGVLSGNRHFEGRLCDCVRANYLASPPLVVAYALAGTVGIDFEKEPLGVTTEGKEVYLRDIWPSREEVQQTEEDTVISSIFKDLRGRMKQGNTFWNNIDCPDSVVFPWDHKSTYIRSPSFFSKLSKEVPTPQSIESAHVLLFLGDKVTTDHISPAGSIARVSAAAKYLLSKRLTPREFNSYGARRGNDAVMTRGTFASIKLQNRFIGKPGPKTLHIPSGQTLDVFEAADRYQRDGIPLIILAGKDYGSGNSRDWVAKGPYLLGVRAVIAESFEKLHKNQLVGMGIMPLEFLPGENADSLELSGKERFTITLPESLSPKQQLTVKTSQGKSFLVTALFDTELDVIFFRHGGLLRYVARTLL; encoded by the exons ACAAACTGCCTTTGTCCATCCGTGTCTTACTGGAGGCAGCAATTCGTAACTGCGATGGCTTTTAcacaaaagaagaagacatCCAGAACATCCTGgactggcagcagcagcagactaaAGCCGAGGTGCCGTTCTCTCCAGCACGAGTCCTCCTCCAGGACTTCAC TGGTATTCCTGCCATGGTGGACCTCGCAGCCATGAGGGACGCTGTGGCCAAACATGGTGTAGACCCCAGCCTGGTCAACCCCAAATGCCCTACAGACCTCATTGTAGACCACTCTTTACAGATTGATTATAGCAAATG TGCCATACAAAATGCTCCAAACCCAGGGGGAGGAGACAGCCAAAACCAGGGTCCTTCTCGTTCCACGTCCTCTAGGCCTCCGTCCAGAGGAGGAGCACAGTGTGGGGGCCAGCGGGGCTCCTGTAGTAAAGCTGCCTGCAGTGACCCACCAGCCTCCCCGGGTCGACCTCCAGTGTCTGTCCAGCAGATTGAGAACACACCtctcctctgccctttccaccTGAAGCCTGTTTCTGA AACTGACACAGCTCTGAAGAACCAGGAAATGGAACTCATTAGAAACAAAGAAAGGCTTCAGTTCTTCAAG TGGTGTTCAAAAGCCTTTAAGAATGTAAATGTTGTTCCTCCGGACGTCGGCGCGGTCCACCAGGTGAATCTAGAGTATCTGTCCAGAGTGGTCCAGGTCAGCAATGGATTCGTCTTCCCAGATAGTGTGGTGGGAACCGACTCGCACACCACCATGATCAATGGGTTGGGCATCCTAGGCTGGG GTGTTGGAGGAATTGAGTCAGAAGCTGTGATGCTGGGACAGCCAGTTTCTCTGAAGCTTCCTGAGGTGGTGGGCTGTAAACTAGTGGGGTCCATTAATCCCCTAACCACATCCATAGACGTCGTCCTAGGTATTACAAAG CACTTAAGGCAAGCTGGGATCGCTGGAAAGTTTGTAGAGTTTTTTGGACCTGGTGTCTCCCAGCTGTCGGCTCCAGATCGAACCACCATTGCCAACATGTGCCCAGAGTATTCTGCTACTGTGAGCTTCTTTCCCGTTGACCAAGTCACActaaagcactttaaaaagaCGA ACTTTACCCAGGAAAAACTTGAATTGCTGGAGTCTTACGTGAAGGCTGTAAAACTTTTCAGAAGCTATGAAGACCCCTCAGAGGACCCACAGTATTCTGAG GTGATAGAGATAAATCTGAGCTCCATGGTGCCCTATGTGAGTGGACCGAAGCGGCCTCAGGACAGGGTGGCCGTTAGCAGCATGAAAAAAGACTTCCAGAGCTGTCTTGATGAGAAG GTTGGCTTCAAAGGCTTCCACATCTCTAAGGAGAAGCAGAGCATGCAGGTTCCTTTCTTGCACTGCGGTCAGGAGTATCAGCTAGCTCACGGCTCTGTGGTCATCGCTGCCGTCATTAGCTGCACCAACAACTGCAACCCGTCTGTCATGCTGACTGCAG GTCTACTGGCGAAAAAGGCTGTGGAGGCGGGACTTGTTGTAAAGCCTTATATTAGGACCAGCCTGGCTCCTGGAAGTGGCATGGTCACTCACTACCTCAATACCAGTGGAGTCCTGCCTTACTTTAGCCAGCTTGG GTTTGAGGTGATCGGTTACGGCTGTGCCACATGTGTAGGGAACACAGCTCCGCTACCTGAATCCGTCGTAGATGCAATCAGACAG GGGGACTTGGTAGCCTGTGGTGTTTTATCTGGTAACAGGCACTTTGAAGGACGTCTGTGTGACTGCGTACGTGCCAACTACCTGGCCTCCCCACCGCTGGTGGTGGCATATGCTCTCGCTGGAACTGTGGGAATCGACTTTGAGAAAGAGCCTCTGG gtgTGACCACAGAGGGAAAGGAAGTGTATCTTCGTGACATCTGGCCGTCCAGGGAGGAGGTCCAGCAGACCGAAGAGGACACGGTCATCTCCTCAATCTTTAAGGATCTCAGGGGAAGGATGAAG CAAGGGAACACATTTTGGAACAACATCGACTGTCCAGATTCGGTGGTTTTCCCCTGGGATCACAAGTCCACGTATATCCGTTCACCATCTTTCTTCAGCAAGTTG aGTAAAGAGGTGCCAACCCCTCAGTCGATAGAGAGCGCTCATGTCTTACTGTTCCTCGGCGACAAAGTCACCACAGATCACATCTCACCGGCGGGCAGCATCGCCCGGGTCAGCGCCGCTGCAAAGTACCTGCTGAGCAAACG TTTGACGCCGCGGGAGTTTAACTCGTACGGAGCTCGCAGAGGGAACGACGCTGTGATGACCAGAGGCACGTTCGCCAGCATCAAGCTCCAAAATCGATTCATTGGCAAACCAGGCCCTAAGACTTTGCACATTCCTTCAGGCCAGACA CTGGACGTCTTCGAAGCAGCTGATCGCTACCAGAGAGACGGCATTCCTCTCATCATCCTGGCAGGCAAAGACTACGGCTCTGGAAACTCCAGGGACTGGGTCGCCAAAGGACCATACCTGCTG GGCGTACGTGCTGTCATCGCTGAGAGTTTTGAGAAGCTGCATAAGAATCAGCTTGTAGGGATGGGCATCATGCCACTCGAGTTTCTGCCCGGTGAGAACGCAGACTCACTGGAGCTCAGTGGGAAGGAGAGGTTCACTATCACTCTGCCAGAGAGTCTGAGTCCAAAGCAGCAGCTCACTGTTAAG ACAAGTCAAGGAAAGTCTTTCCTTGTCACTGCACTCTTCGACACAGAGTTGGACGTTATATTTTTCCGACATGGAGGGCTCCTAAGATACGTCGCTCGGACTTTGCTCTGA
- the snx1a gene encoding sorting nexin-1a yields the protein MATSSERSPPPFPDSEDQDVLDSEEVGGRDSDEDDGEDLFMSSSDPPLVEMDPTLLPTSQSIDALMDSPTDIMDDPIIEPISSPTEEKKSEVVSEPSDDFVDLTNNITDSPDDSVAAESVVADAAKDSTEIPLDEPSEEFVDIFGSETEALQEEAVAADMEAVETAMGKSDLTSGVTEPPEEEDIESDAEKEAEETPAAPVIDLSADLLATDTQQETVPEQAPSSNTFVDPLVDLLSDAPPAAEVKKPAPATIDLFEDEGSDLFSDPRQTKAAKQPQKSLFGETDDDLFSEPLGATSKKTVIKEQKEESVTTKAAGDSSNIGVPLLDSSPPEPADIFIEEAVTTVPSITATSAANSKTNGVHSEEEPDIFAEATVELSLDSPQDERKKDVTAKPSVSAPSLSAAAASMAKPQSASLEELEEMEEEEQEDKFEIFVSVKDPEKIGDGMNAYMAYKVTTQTTLPMFRNKTFTVRRRFSDFLGLYEKLSEKHGPNGFIVPPPPEKSILGMTKVKVGKEDSSSADFVERRRGALERYLQRVVNHPSLLQDPDVREFLEREELPRAVSTQALSGAGFLKMINKATDAVSKMTIKMNESDVWFEEKLQEVESADQQFRKLHALVESLVVHRKELSLNTASFAKSVAMLGSAEDNTALSRALSQLAEVEDKMEQLHQDQAANDTFNFAEVIADYIRLLGAVRGSFDHRMKSWQRWQDAQAALQKKRETEAKLLWANKPDKLQLVKEEIAEWEAKVTQYERDFERVSATVRKEVGRFEKEKAKNFKRQIIKYMECLLQSQQQLIKYWEAFLPEAKAIA from the exons ATGGCGACCAGCTCGGAGCGCAGTCCTCCTCCGTTCCCCGACTCCGAGGACCAAGATGTGCTGGACTCTGAAGAAGTCGGAGGCCGAGACAGTGATGAGGACGACGGAGAAGACCTCTTTATGAGCTCG AGTGACCCTCCTTTGGTCGAAATGGACCCCACACTGCTACCCACCAGTCAGTCCATTGATGCATTAATGGACTCTCCCACTGACATCATGGATGACCCTATAATTGAGCCCATCAGCAGCCCaacggaagagaaaaaaagcGAAGTTGTTAGCGAACCCTCTGATGATTTTGTCGACCTTACGAACAACATAACCGACTCGCCTGATGACTCAGTCGCTGCTGAGAGTGTCGTTGCAGACGCAGCAAAAGACTCAACTGAAATCCCTTTGGATGAACCCTCAGAAGAATTTGTCGACATATTTGGAAGTGAAACTGAAGCCCTGCAAGAGGAAGCTGTGGCAGCAGATATGGAAGCAGTAGAAACAGCAATGGGAAAAAGTGACCTGACCAGCGGTGTTACAGAACCACCTGAAGAGGAAGACATAGAGAGTGATGCAGAGAAGGAAGCAGAAGAAACTCCCGCTGCCCCAGTTATTGACCTCAGTGCAGATTTGTTGGCCACTGACACACAACAGGAAACTGTCCCAGAGCAGGCACCAAGCAGCAACACATTTGTTGATCCTTTGGTTGACCTGCTTAGTGATGCTCCACCTGCTGCTGAAGTTAAAAAACCCGCCCCAGCAACTATTGATCTGTTTGAAGATGAGGGAAGCGACTTATTCTCAGACCCACGACAGACTAAAGCTGCCAAACAGCCACAGAAAAGCCTCTTTGGTGAAACTGATGACGATCTGTTCAGTGAACCACTGGGTGCCACCTCAAAGAAAACTGTCATCAAAGAGCAGAAGGAGGAATCTGTCACAACCAAAGCTGCTGGAGATAGCAGCAACATAGGTGTACCCCTGCTGGACAGCAGTCCTCCAGAACCTGCTGATATTTTCATTGAGGAAGCCGTCACCACTGTGCCCAGCATCACAGCCACCAGCGCTGCCAACTCCAAGACGAATGGAGTCCACTCTGAGGAGGAGCCGGATATTTTTGCAG AAGCCACAGTTGAGCTTTCCCTTGACAGTCCTCAAGACGAGAGAAAGAAGGATGTGACAGCCAAACCGTCTGTGTCCGCCCCCTCACTGTCAGCAGCTGCTGCCAGCATGGCcaagccacagtctgcttccCTGGAGGAG ttggAAGAAATGGAAGAGGAAGAACAGGAGGATAAATTTGAAATCTTTGTCTCTGTGAAAGACCCTGAGAAAATAG GGGATGGGATGAATGCTTATATGGCCTACAAAGTAACCACACAG ACCACACTGCCAATGTTCCGCAATAAGACATTCACAGTTCGGCGGCGTTTCAGCGACTTCCTCGGCCTCTATGAGAAACTTTCTGAGAAACATGGACCGAATGGCTTCATCGTGCCTCCTCCGCCAGAGAAAAGCATTCTGG GTATGACAAAGGTGAAGGTGGGAAAAGAAGATTCCTCATCAGCAGACTTTGttgagagaagaagaggagcatTGGAGAG GTATCTCCAGAGAGTAGTTAATCACCCTTCTCTTCTCCAAGATCCTGATGTCAGAGAGTTCCTGGAAAGAGAAGAG TTGCCGAGAGCGGTGAGCACCCAGGCCCTGAGCGGTGCAGGCTTCCTGAAGATGATCAACAAAGCAACAGATGCTGTCAGTAAAATGACCATCAAGATGAACGAGTCAGACGTG TGGTTTGAGGAGAAACTACAGGAAGTGGAGTCTGCAGACCAACAGTTCAGGAAGCTGCATGCACTAGTTGAATCTCTGGTTGTCCACAGAAAAG AGCTGTCGTTAAATACTGCCAGCTTCGCCAAAAGTGTGGCCATGCTGGGCAGCGCAGAGGACAACACGGCTCTGTCCCGAGCTCTCTCTCAGCTggctgaggtggaggacaaGATGGAGCAGCTGCACCAGGACCAGGCCGCAAACGACACCTTTAACTTCGCTGAAGTTATTGCGGATTACATCCGCCTGCTCGGAGCCGTTAGG GGGTCGTTTGATCACCGGATGAAGTCGTGGCAGCGCTGGCAGGATGCTCAGGCGGCACTGCAGAAGAAGAGGGAGACCGAGGCTAAACTGCTGTGGGCAAACAAACCAGACAAACTGCAGCTGGTTAAGGAGGAGATCGCTGAG TGGGAGGCCAAAGTGACACAGTACGAGAGAGACTTTGAGAGAGTTTCTGCTACAGTGCGCAAAGAAGTCGGCCGCTTTGAG aaagaaaaagcCAAGAATTTCAAAAGACAGATAATTAAATACATGGAGTGTCTGCTTCAGTCTCAGCAACAG CTGATAAAATACTGGGAGGCTTTCTTACCAGAAGCAAAAGCAATCGCTTAA